A region from the Pithys albifrons albifrons isolate INPA30051 chromosome Z, PitAlb_v1, whole genome shotgun sequence genome encodes:
- the CRHBP gene encoding corticotropin-releasing factor-binding protein, protein MPSAFQFQCLFILIFLAASKGETRYLEVRDAGEDEPFLLLSEDLKRELSAGQIYRRSLRCIDMLSIEGQFTFTADQRQLHCATFFIGEPEELITIEYNFVNINCQRGDFLKVFDGWILKGEKFPSSLDHPLTTSQRYVDFCESGNIQRSIRSSQNVAMIFFRIHQPGNGFTVTIKKTTNLFPCNVISQTPSGRFTMVIPHQHRNCSFSIIYPVVIKISDLILGHLNGLFLKKPSAGCAGVGDFVELLGGAGLDPSKMFPLADLCHSFHGSAQMKIGCDNTVLRMVSSGKHINRVTFEYHQLDLQETEMRKENSIEEFCFPSI, encoded by the exons ATGCCATCTGCTTTCCAGTTTCAATGCCTCTTCATACTCATCTTCCTGGCAGCCTCCAAGGGGGAAACCAGATACCTAGAG GTGAGGGATGCTGGTGAAGATGAGCCTTTCCTACTCCTCAGTGAAGATCTGAAGCGAGAGCTGTCTGCAGGACAGATCTACCGGCGGTCGCTCC GATGCATTGACATGCTGAGTATAGAGGGGCAGTTCACCTTCACTGCAGACCAACGACAGCTGCACTGTGCAACCTTCTTCATTGGGGAGCCTGAGGAACTCATCACAATAGAGTACAACTTTGTGAACATCAACTGCCAACGGGGTGACTTCCTGAAG GTATTTGATGGTTGGATACTCAAAGGAGAGAAATTTCCAAGTTCTTTGGACCATCCCCTCACCACTTCTCAAAGATATGTAGACTTTTGTGAAAGCGGAAATATTCAGAGGAGCATCAGGTCTTCACAGAACGTGGCAATGATCTTCTTCAGGATTCACCAGCCAGGCAATGGATTTACTGTCACAatcaaaaaaaccacaaatctTTTTC CTTGCAATGTCATCTCTCAGACCCCCTCAGGGAGGTTTACCATGGTCATTCCTCACCAGCACAGAAACTGCAGCTTCTCCATAATCTACCCAGTGGTGATAAAAATATCTGATCTTATCCTGGGACATTTAAATGGCCTCTTTTTAAAG AAACCATCAGCAGGCTGTGCAGGAGTGGGAGATTTTGTAGAGCTTCTGGGAGGAGCTGGCTTAGACCCATCCAAGATGTTTCCACTAGCTGATCTCTGTCACTCCTTTCATGGGTCTG CCCAAATGAAGATTGGTTGTGACAACACTGTGCTGCGAATGGTCTCCAGTGGCAAACACATCAACCGTGTGACATTTGAATACCATCAACTTGATCtgcaggaaacagaaatgagaaaggagAACAGCATTGAGGAATTCTGCTTTCCtagcatctga